TTCCACCTAATGCATTTTGTAATTCAACATAATCTTCATATTCCACATTTTCTGTACCCATTAAACTTATACTAGAGGATTCTGTTTCAGTATGAATGGTTGAGTTTTcactaaaaataaatcatattatatatgcatataactttcagttaaaataaaaaattaagttaaaatatataaaaagtatatactGTTCAAGATGTAAATTGACAGGTTGTATTTGTGAATCTGATAATGTACTTAGAATTTCATCTTTCTCTATATTTACTGCATCAATAAAATTTCTCATACTAGGAGAGTTTTCTCTTGTATGAATATTTGAAGATATTCtgtgaataaaaaatttaagtgcatatgtaatatttaattaaaatatatgctttttcaaatgaaaatatcAAACAATTATATACTcttctaaaaataaatatgggTTCCCCTCTTGTAGTTCTTGTGAAATGCAAATATTaactaatataaaatattgtaaggaataaaaaaaaaaaattaatgtataaCATTTTCTATTTGAatttatcataattattttttgcataaattaaaaaaaatagaaagaaaatttattattgatataataaaatccAATTACACTTCTAGTATAATACGCACAATGTTTTAACTtagtttttaaataaaaatacatattttttttttatatctataGAATTGGAAAAGTATTAGTATAATGCGTTTTATatgttaaattattataattatatgaattatattagacttttatcaaaaaaatataaaaatgttatgTTTTTGTATTAGAAATTAGGTATAAATACTTGTATATATCAAGTTAATTTTAAgttatgtatttatatttttcaattaaatattttgattCTCATACTTAAAAACATGTTCAAACgtttgaataaaaataaattaccaatttttatttattaatacatttatgtaacaaattataataagtttaataaatcatattgctaaaataaaaaatacttatttaaataatatttaaagttCTCTTTAGtttttccttattttattatataaaaacttatATACCAAGTAAAATGCAATATtttctttcctttttttatagataCCAATATGatcttaaaaaattatttacttCATATTTTTCAGAAGATATGCTAACATATTCTTgctaattttaattttctaaatGTCAAAATtgcaaattttattttatttaaataaaaagaaaaatgattaaaataataaatctttttcaagaaatttatataaataatataaattatttacattgcagtaatataattaaaaaattagtgACTTATTATTTGTTCAAAAAATGcatgtaataataatttttttataacgcGGAATGTagtttaaaaatatgtagcGCTTGTTGGTCAAAAGCatgcaaaaaatatatattattaataaaaaaatgccattgtttaaaaataagttatttaaaaaatttagttaCTAATTTACTAATTGACTACTTAATGACTTTGATATAATATTGAACTAACTAATTAATAAGGAACATACTAAGAGATCTTTGttaatttcaatttttctaaaaatatatttatgccacaaataaaatttatacatataatttacATGACTGAACCATTTAATGTTTTACAGCATtcactttaataaaaaattatacttatttttatttaaaacttaaatttatgttaaaaatattgattgtatgtaaaataattttttaaataaagtaGCAGAATTATATTAGAGTTATTAacattcttttaaaaaacacaaaaaaattaaatattaataaaaataaaatcctTTCTGGTTTCTTTCAaactttaaatttaatttttcatgaATTCAAAATTAATTCGATTGGCAAAATTTAATTAcccaaaataaaatttttttttctttaaattaaattaaattaaatataactaACAAAATCAacttacaaaaaaaaaaattttttttttgtttacatactgtataaaaaaaagtattatcgttttattttttttttactgtatataagatatattaatttactCGTTAAATGACTTTACTACAGAATGAACTAACATATTATAAGTAGTATGTAATGGTGACTCTACTGATTTTaattattgtaaaaatatatttatgctaTTAATATgcaaaatttatatatacggTTACATAGCTGAGAAATTATTGTTATGGAtacaattatttattttaatatatatacacctttatttttattaaaaatttaaattttcattaaaatcgttaattatataaaataaataattaaaataaacaaataaatttaaattataatcattaacaatcttttaaaaaaacaagtaaaaattatgtattattaaaaataaaatactttttatttttctgaaAATTTCAAATTTGATCTTTTAttgtttaaaaattaatttagtttgacaacaaaaattttacagGAAAAACATTCCATTAAAtctttcattaaaaaaaaaaataatttttttttaaatgaatataaataaatttaacaaaattaaCAAGTGATTTATTAACTTGCTATTCTAATTATTTGTTGAAGtattgaataaataaattaataaatagtaagtataaatatttatatttcctTAATTAAGTTTTATTACTCTTGATATATAGTACTAGCTAATAAAAGTATGTATATGATTTGTTAATTGGCTgattaatgactttgctagagtattaaacaaacaaattaataaagagtatgcataaatgaatatacgtttatatatatatttgtttttaatatatatataatggttttttatgatgcatactatttaatttgattgaattaaaatttactgcatcttttaataaatatgttaatTACTATAAagaagtttttatttacaaagaataagcatattcttttaattaaaaacacatgcacaaaatttttaacaaataacaaaaattcaG
This DNA window, taken from Plasmodium relictum strain SGS1 genome assembly, contig: PRELSG_00_v1_76, whole genome shotgun sequence, encodes the following:
- a CDS encoding fam-j protein, whose amino-acid sequence is MRNFIDAVNIEKDEILSTLSDSQIQPVNLHLEHENSTIHTETESSSISLMGTENVEYEDYVELQNALGG